In a single window of the Oryctolagus cuniculus chromosome 2, mOryCun1.1, whole genome shotgun sequence genome:
- the DUSP26 gene encoding dual specificity protein phosphatase 26, whose protein sequence is MCPGNWLWASMTFMARFSRSGSRTPVRTRGSLEEMPAVQHPFLNVFELERLLYTGKTACNHADEVWPGLYLGDQDMANNRRELRRLGITHVLNASHSRWRGTPEAYEGLGIRYLGVEAHDSPAFDMSVHFQTAADFIHRALSQPGGKILVHCAVGVSRSATLVLAYLMLYHRLTLVEAIKKVKDHRGIIPNRGFLRQLLALDRRLRQGLEA, encoded by the exons ATGTGCCCTGGTAACTGGCTCTGGGCATCCATGACTTTCATGGCCCGCTTCTCCCGGAGCGGCTCAAGGACTCCTGTCCGCACCAGAGGGAGCCTGGAGGAGATGCCAGCCGTTCAGCATCCATTCCTCAACGTCTTCGAGCTGGAGCGGCTCCTCTACACGGGCAAGACAGCCTGCAACCACGCCGATGAGGTCTGGCCGGGCCTCTACCTCGGAGACCA GGACATGGCTAACAACCGCCGGGAGCTTCGCCGCCTGGGCATCACCCACGTCCTCAACGCCTCGCACAGCCGGTGGCGAGGCACACCGGAGGCCTACGAGGGGCTAGGCATCCGCTACCTGGGTGTGGAGGCCCACGACTCGCCAGCCTTTGATATGAGTGTCCACTTCCAGACGGCCGCTGACTTCATCCACCGGGCGCTGAGCCAGCCGGGAG GGAAGATCCTGGTGCACTGCGCCGTGGGAGTGAGCAGATCTGCCACGCTGGTGCTGGCCTACCTCATGCTGTACCACCGACTCACCCTCGTGGAGGCCATCAAGAAGGTCAAGGACCACAGAGGCATCATCCCCAACCGGGGCTTCCTGcggcagctcctggccctggacCGCAGGCTGCGGCAGGGTCTGGAGGCGTGA